The Henckelia pumila isolate YLH828 chromosome 2, ASM3356847v2, whole genome shotgun sequence genome includes a window with the following:
- the LOC140882385 gene encoding exocyst complex component EXO70A1-like: protein MGSAISISQQSAMETITQWQLRPAHELIFDSSHREISQYMQAVDKILKSPNMRRFDEFSATSMARLKREFQAVLSRQANYTAGPSSVTEWSSAIDSTACAIRYEDYLVYEKPNTQVISYLRIIAERMSVGGNLGECISAYIHVRKRFLESQLMRLRFEELGIGGKFAWTDLEAKVELWVQVSKICVELFFGREKNFCDEIFQNLNAAKDECFVGTVQDFAVRLFGFAESVSLSEQPYKRMVSVLGLYDGFLSVLKVSDILFASESGKITRDICLQTLSKIKNDVERMMYDFENAVLNEILKVPDEKGEVHRLTEYVMDQINLLVSHKKRLANLIKAEPLLKFGDVVIPKEELGDYDFRTFLDLHLILIIVLLLINLKGKSSKYKDPILGDLFMMNNIRYIVQKIEVSDELHEMIGDIYLNKLRQNVMQSMLSYQTSTSQKFLACFEEEGLYSNTWYFRPRLSKTTLKKRMKDFNDVFEHVRAFHSSWTVPDSLLRDDIRLSLSEKLVPAYNLFLEKFRRRCQVKAPGDRSIRYSAEELETLIMEKLFANSS, encoded by the coding sequence ATGGGATCAGCAATATCAATATCTCAACAATCCGCCATGGAGACCATTACCCAATGGCAATTGAGGCCAGCGCATGAGCTGATCTTCGACTCCAGCCACAGAGAAATAAGCCAGTACATGCAAGCCGTGGACAAAATCCTGAAATCGCCTAATATGAGGAGATTTGATGAGTTTTCAGCAACGTCCATGGCTCGGCTCAAGCGGGAGTTCCAAGCTGTTTTAAGCCGGCAAGCCAACTACACAGCCGGCCCCAGCTCCGTTACAGAATGGAGCTCGGCAATTGACAGCACAGCTTGTGCGATTAGGTACGAAGATTACTTAGTTTATGAAAAACCCAATACGCAAGTGATTAGTTATTTAAGAATTATAGCGGAAAGAATGAGCGTCGGTGGCAATCTTGGAGAATGCATTAGTGCTTACATCCATGTGCGGAAGCGATTTCTTGAATCTCAGCTTATGCGGCTTCGTTTTGAGGAGTTGGGTATTGGGGGAAAATTTGCGTGGACTGACTTGGAGGCAAAGGTTGAGCTCTGGGTTCAAGTTTCCAAGATTTGTGTCGAACTTTTCTTTGGAAGAGAGAAGAATTTTTGTGACGAGATATTTCAGAATCTTAATGCCGCAAAAGATGAATGTTTTGTGGGAACAGTTCAAGATTTTGCTGTGAGGCTGTTTGGTTTTGCAGAATCTGTTAGTTTGAGTGAGCAGCCTTATAAGAGAATGGTGTCGGTTCTTGGCCTTTACGATGGATTTTTGTCTGTTTTAAAGGTTAGTGATATCCTTTTTGCTTCCGAATCGGGGAAAATCACCCGCGACATTTGCTTGCAGACGTTGAGTAAGATTAAGAATGATGTGGAAAGAATGATGTATGATTTTGAGAATGCTGTTCTTAATGAGATTTTGAAAGTTCCTGATGAGAAAGGGGAGGTTCATCGATTGACAGAATACGTGATGGATCAAATCAATCTCCTTGTGAGCCACAAGAAACGGCTTGCAAACTTGATCAAGGCAGAACCTTTATTGAAATTTGGTGATGTTGTCATTCCTAAAGAGGAATTGGGGGATTATGATTTCCGAACGTTCCTTGATCTCCATCTGATCTTGATCATCGTACTTCTACTGATCAATCTAAAAGGAAAGTCCTCGAAATACAAAGATCCAATTTTGGGGGACTTGTTTATGATGAACAACATTCGTTACATAGTCCAAAAAATAGAAGTATCCGATGAGTTACACGAGATGATCGGTGACATCTACCTAAACAAGTTGCGTCAGAATGTGATGCAATCCATGCTTAGTTATCAGACATCAACTTCGCAGAAGTTCTTGGCTTGTTTTGAGGAAGAGGGACTGTACTCCAACACATGGTATTTTCGTCCTAGGCTGTCTAAAACTACATTGAAGAAAAGGATGAAGGATTTCAATGACGTTTTTGAACATGTCCGGGCTTTTCACTCATCTTGGACGGTACCCGATTCGCTGCTCAGGGACGATATTCGTTTGTCCCTGTCAGAAAAATTGGTTCCGGCATACAATCTCTTTCTCGAAAAGTTTAGGAGGAGGTGTCAAGTGAAGGCCCCTGGGGACAGAAGCATCAGGTACTCAGCTGAGGAACTCGAGACTTTAATCATGGAGAAATTGTTTGCCAATTCCTCGTGA